In Dyadobacter sp. NIV53, a single window of DNA contains:
- a CDS encoding SRPBCC domain-containing protein: protein MERKTKVDAEDGKQEIVITREFDLPLELLFKAYIDPGIVEQWMGTKVLKLENKNHGSYEFETSDAQGNVAFRANGTIHEFTPDKKITRTFEMVSTSPSAGQFPVQLEFLEFEKLTDNTSKLTMHIVYRSVAQRDQILRMPFAQGINWAHNRLQEIVVKLK, encoded by the coding sequence ATGGAACGGAAAACGAAAGTCGATGCCGAAGATGGCAAACAGGAAATAGTAATTACAAGAGAATTTGATTTGCCATTGGAACTGCTTTTCAAAGCGTATATAGACCCTGGTATAGTTGAACAATGGATGGGGACAAAAGTACTGAAACTCGAAAACAAAAACCACGGCAGTTACGAGTTTGAAACATCGGATGCTCAGGGAAACGTCGCATTCCGCGCCAACGGAACCATTCATGAATTTACTCCGGACAAGAAAATCACCCGGACATTTGAAATGGTGAGTACATCCCCTTCAGCAGGCCAGTTTCCTGTACAGCTTGAATTTTTGGAATTTGAGAAGCTAACGGACAATACGAGCAAACTCACTATGCATATCGTATACAGATCCGTCGCACAACGGGATCAGATCTTACGGATGCCCTTTGCGCAGGGTATTAATTGGGCGCATAACCGTTTACAGGAAATCGTAGTTAAATTAAAATAA
- a CDS encoding dihydrofolate reductase family protein — protein MRKLKLQVQISVDGFVAGPDGDEDWVVRKGDEKLFQLINELADTSDTLLLGRKMAEVFIPHFEEFESDSPKLKFAQKMVNIQKIIFTKTLDQPFGKNTSLAKGNLADEIAKLKSQNGKDILVYGGAGFVSSLLAGGHIDEFYFFVNPVMINKGMRIFDLLDKRQKLSFISTIPSESGVTVLHYKLDKN, from the coding sequence ATGAGAAAACTAAAATTACAGGTACAAATATCTGTTGACGGATTTGTTGCCGGGCCAGATGGCGATGAAGACTGGGTAGTTAGAAAGGGTGATGAAAAACTTTTTCAGCTTATTAATGAATTAGCAGATACTTCCGATACGCTTTTGCTTGGCAGAAAAATGGCGGAGGTCTTTATACCTCATTTTGAAGAATTTGAGTCTGACAGCCCTAAACTGAAGTTTGCTCAGAAAATGGTTAATATCCAGAAAATTATTTTCACCAAGACTTTAGACCAACCATTCGGCAAAAATACCTCGCTGGCAAAAGGTAATCTGGCAGACGAAATTGCAAAACTCAAAAGCCAGAATGGCAAGGATATTCTGGTTTACGGCGGTGCCGGTTTTGTTTCTTCCCTGCTTGCCGGCGGACACATTGACGAGTTTTACTTTTTTGTTAATCCGGTAATGATCAATAAAGGAATGAGAATTTTTGACCTGCTTGACAAGCGGCAAAAACTTTCCTTTATTAGTACCATACCATCAGAATCCGGTGTGACGGTGCTTCATTATAAGTTGGATAAAAATTGA
- a CDS encoding helix-turn-helix domain-containing protein has product MTNKFKTVSLDRMIDKHIGKLGTEKREVFENELRIDLLGHAIKQARQERNLTQEQLGELVGVQKAQISKIENSVKNARFETILKVFDALGAKVNFNVELNHKKLVY; this is encoded by the coding sequence ATGACAAATAAATTCAAAACTGTTTCGCTTGACAGAATGATTGACAAGCACATCGGCAAACTTGGAACAGAAAAAAGAGAAGTTTTTGAAAATGAGCTAAGAATTGACCTGTTGGGACACGCAATTAAACAAGCAAGACAAGAACGCAATTTGACACAAGAACAATTGGGTGAACTCGTTGGCGTACAAAAAGCTCAAATCTCAAAAATTGAAAACAGCGTAAAAAATGCGAGGTTTGAAACCATTTTAAAAGTGTTTGACGCATTAGGAGCAAAAGTCAATTTTAACGTGGAACTCAATCATAAAAAATTGGTGTACTGA
- a CDS encoding SDR family oxidoreductase codes for MSKKVVLITGTNSGFGWLTAISVAALGHKVYATIRDINGKNADKAKALSEVENITVLDVALTDEASVEDAIETILAKEGTIDVLVNNAGITMSGVAESFTTADVQEMFDVNVFAPWRLMKLVLPAMHKQSEGLIINISSGFGRFSAPFAAVYGASKFGLEGLSEGLHYEVRPLGVDVAIVQPGAFATEIYQKTRPGSDTSVVQGYDVIADFPNKMAGAIGQIFQTIQPDPQEVADAVVGLINLPKGQRPLRTVVDRATGKFVKAANDAVQVEYEKALTAFGMKDLLV; via the coding sequence ATGAGCAAAAAAGTTGTATTAATTACTGGAACAAATAGCGGATTTGGATGGCTTACCGCCATTAGTGTAGCTGCTTTGGGGCACAAAGTTTATGCTACTATCAGAGACATTAATGGGAAAAATGCCGATAAAGCAAAAGCCTTGTCAGAGGTAGAAAATATAACCGTTTTAGACGTTGCCCTCACTGATGAAGCCAGTGTGGAAGATGCTATTGAGACCATTTTAGCTAAAGAAGGAACAATAGATGTATTGGTAAACAATGCAGGTATTACTATGTCAGGTGTGGCTGAAAGCTTTACTACGGCTGATGTACAGGAAATGTTTGATGTGAATGTTTTTGCTCCCTGGAGATTAATGAAACTGGTATTACCTGCTATGCATAAACAATCGGAAGGCCTGATTATTAATATATCAAGTGGTTTTGGCAGATTTTCCGCACCTTTTGCAGCAGTGTATGGCGCTTCAAAATTTGGTTTGGAAGGATTAAGCGAAGGTTTACATTATGAAGTACGGCCGCTGGGTGTGGATGTAGCAATTGTACAGCCAGGAGCTTTTGCTACCGAAATTTACCAGAAAACCAGGCCAGGTTCAGACACATCAGTTGTGCAGGGCTATGACGTGATAGCGGATTTCCCAAATAAAATGGCTGGTGCAATAGGACAGATATTTCAAACAATACAACCCGATCCGCAAGAGGTTGCTGATGCGGTGGTCGGCCTTATCAATTTACCAAAAGGACAAAGGCCATTAAGAACGGTTGTTGACCGGGCAACAGGAAAATTTGTTAAAGCAGCTAATGACGCGGTACAGGTTGAGTATGAAAAAGCTCTGACTGCATTTGGAATGAAGGATTTGCTGGTCTGA
- a CDS encoding RNA 2'-phosphotransferase, translated as MTSDKQLTHISKFLSLVLRHQPETIDIQLDQNGWTDIKELIGKANDNGIKFDRETLNRIVATNSKKRFAFNETLDKIRASQGHSIEIELGYTNQKPPKILYHGTSETSVHSINEAGLEKRSRQHVHLSSDIETAVKVGQRHGKPFVFKILAEQMYNDNFQFFISDNGVWLTDNVPTKYLKQNDE; from the coding sequence ATGACAAGCGATAAGCAACTGACACATATAAGCAAGTTTTTAAGTTTGGTATTGCGACACCAACCTGAAACAATTGATATTCAACTTGACCAAAATGGTTGGACTGACATTAAAGAATTAATTGGAAAAGCAAATGACAATGGGATAAAGTTCGACAGAGAAACACTTAATCGAATTGTTGCGACAAATTCAAAGAAAAGATTTGCTTTTAATGAAACGCTTGACAAAATAAGAGCAAGTCAAGGACATTCAATAGAAATAGAATTAGGCTATACAAACCAAAAACCACCCAAAATTCTATATCACGGTACAAGCGAAACATCAGTTCATTCAATAAATGAAGCAGGACTTGAAAAACGAAGCAGACAACACGTTCATTTGAGTAGCGACATTGAAACAGCAGTTAAGGTTGGACAAAGACACGGAAAACCTTTTGTATTTAAAATACTTGCGGAACAGATGTATAATGACAATTTCCAGTTTTTCATTTCAGACAATGGTGTTTGGTTGACTGACAATGTGCCGACAAAATACTTAAAACAAAATGACGAATAA
- a CDS encoding Crp/Fnr family transcriptional regulator gives MKEFIDYILQFGNLNKQQTDLIVSKATGLELRKGEYFSEAGKIPRQMGFILEGVFRFCYYNNKGEEITHGFADENNFVTDYPKFEASTTTSEYVQAVTDCKLLIFSKKDWDEISNTVLDWDRVVAKVYQKCLVETIDKRSSLVSEDATTRYLSFIEKSPKLSNRIPLSYIASYLGITQQSLSRIRKNIR, from the coding sequence ATGAAAGAATTTATTGATTATATCTTACAATTTGGCAATTTGAACAAACAGCAAACTGACCTCATTGTGAGCAAAGCAACCGGGCTGGAACTTCGTAAAGGTGAATACTTTTCTGAGGCCGGAAAAATACCCAGACAGATGGGATTCATACTAGAGGGTGTTTTTCGTTTTTGTTATTACAACAACAAAGGCGAAGAAATTACGCATGGTTTTGCTGACGAAAATAATTTTGTAACCGACTATCCGAAGTTTGAGGCGAGTACGACGACTTCCGAATATGTTCAGGCAGTTACGGATTGTAAGCTGCTCATTTTTTCAAAAAAAGATTGGGATGAAATTTCAAATACCGTTCTTGACTGGGACAGGGTTGTTGCCAAAGTGTATCAGAAATGTTTGGTAGAGACTATAGATAAAAGAAGTTCATTAGTATCAGAAGATGCGACCACACGTTATTTATCATTTATTGAAAAATCCCCGAAACTTTCCAACCGTATTCCGCTTTCCTATATTGCTTCTTATCTCGGAATTACCCAACAATCATTAAGCAGAATCCGGAAAAATATCCGTTAA
- a CDS encoding IS1182 family transposase, translating to MELVELKFQIAESKAEGRPSFNPKILLKLYFYGYLNGIRSSRRLEKEAIRNVELHWLLGRLQPNYHTIADFRKDNPVALKNTFRLFVAFLKDLDLIGGSVVAIDGTKFRASNSKKHTYNQKKIERHLAYIEEKTRQYLKELDQNDAAEQSPEKVSDIGEKMERLKTARIKYETLEKQLTETIEPQISTTDADARALLIHGQVVEVSYNQQAAVDAKHKLVVATHTINRNDRNALTDIAQQALDATGSDAMTILVDKGYHNGKQLQNCQKVGIETIVSVPELVNTNRTGTQPDYLVDKFHYDPVQDTYTCPQGELLKTKGTWHQKKRELNVGYQFKKYRSPACRSCPVRDQCTGRQDGSREIERSEYAEAVEANAQNYRAGKALYRKRQEINEHIFGTIKRQWGYNHTNLLGFRESQWRNGPGDDGLQPEKVIEYPEI from the coding sequence CTGGAACTGGTTGAGCTCAAATTCCAAATTGCTGAAAGCAAAGCCGAAGGACGGCCTTCATTCAATCCAAAGATATTGTTGAAGTTATACTTTTACGGTTATCTGAATGGTATCCGTAGTAGCCGCAGGCTTGAAAAAGAAGCTATCCGTAACGTAGAGCTGCACTGGCTGCTTGGCAGGCTGCAACCCAACTACCATACCATAGCGGACTTTCGGAAAGATAATCCTGTTGCTTTGAAGAACACCTTTCGGCTGTTTGTGGCTTTTTTGAAAGACCTGGATTTGATAGGAGGGAGTGTTGTAGCCATTGATGGGACGAAGTTCAGAGCCAGTAACAGCAAAAAGCATACCTACAATCAAAAGAAAATAGAACGCCACCTGGCCTATATCGAAGAGAAAACCAGACAATATTTGAAAGAGCTGGATCAGAATGATGCAGCAGAACAATCACCGGAAAAGGTTAGCGATATCGGGGAAAAGATGGAGCGTTTAAAGACAGCCAGAATTAAGTATGAGACCTTGGAGAAGCAGCTTACTGAAACGATCGAGCCTCAGATCAGTACCACCGACGCAGATGCGCGGGCGCTTCTGATCCATGGGCAGGTAGTAGAAGTAAGCTATAACCAACAAGCGGCAGTTGACGCTAAGCACAAACTGGTAGTGGCTACGCACACGATCAACCGCAACGACCGCAACGCATTGACCGACATAGCGCAGCAGGCCCTGGATGCCACCGGTTCGGATGCTATGACGATCCTGGTCGACAAGGGTTATCACAACGGCAAGCAGCTGCAAAATTGCCAGAAAGTGGGCATAGAGACCATCGTTTCCGTACCAGAACTAGTGAATACCAATCGTACGGGTACCCAGCCGGACTACCTGGTAGACAAGTTCCATTACGATCCGGTACAGGACACCTACACCTGCCCACAGGGTGAGTTATTGAAGACCAAGGGCACCTGGCATCAAAAGAAACGGGAGTTGAATGTGGGCTATCAATTCAAGAAATACCGGAGCCCGGCGTGCCGAAGTTGCCCGGTGCGCGACCAGTGCACGGGTCGTCAGGATGGCAGTCGCGAGATCGAACGCTCCGAATATGCCGAAGCGGTAGAAGCCAACGCCCAGAATTACCGGGCAGGAAAAGCACTTTACCGAAAACGGCAAGAGATAAACGAGCATATATTCGGGACCATTAAACGACAATGGGGCTATAACCATACCAACCTTCTGGGGTTTAGAGAAAGTCAATGGAGAAATGGCCCTGGTGATGACGGTTTACAACCTGAAAAGGTTATTGAATATCCTGAAATTTGA
- a CDS encoding DoxX family protein, with the protein MKKRDKIIYWIATVWLALGMTSTGIVQIIKMKEEADMMTRLGYPLYFLTIIGAWKILGVIAILIPKSPLLKEWAYAGFIFVMSGAVFSHLASGDGAKDFFGPVLLIILTIVSWYFRPEDRKVISVVQ; encoded by the coding sequence ATGAAAAAGAGGGACAAAATCATTTACTGGATTGCTACTGTCTGGCTGGCGCTAGGTATGACTTCAACCGGAATTGTACAAATAATTAAAATGAAAGAAGAAGCAGACATGATGACTCGTCTGGGTTATCCGCTCTATTTCCTGACCATAATTGGGGCCTGGAAAATACTGGGAGTGATAGCTATTCTCATTCCTAAATCCCCTCTGCTTAAAGAGTGGGCTTATGCAGGTTTTATTTTTGTGATGTCGGGTGCAGTATTTTCCCACCTGGCAAGCGGAGATGGTGCCAAAGATTTTTTTGGGCCTGTACTATTAATCATTCTGACTATAGTATCCTGGTATTTCAGGCCAGAGGATAGGAAAGTAATTTCGGTTGTTCAATAA
- a CDS encoding type II toxin-antitoxin system RelE/ParE family toxin, with protein sequence MKPNFDIELLPEAIEFLETIDDKTREKIYYNMKKAQFVNDNELFKKLNDFIWEFRTLYKSKAYRLFSFWDKIDGKETLVVATHGILKKTQKTPLKKLKKQWKQEINI encoded by the coding sequence ATGAAGCCAAACTTTGACATAGAATTATTGCCCGAAGCAATTGAGTTTTTAGAAACTATTGACGACAAAACGAGAGAAAAAATTTACTACAATATGAAGAAAGCTCAGTTTGTAAATGACAATGAACTTTTTAAAAAGTTGAATGACTTTATTTGGGAATTTCGGACATTGTACAAGAGTAAGGCTTATAGGCTTTTTTCATTTTGGGACAAAATAGACGGCAAAGAAACATTGGTTGTAGCGACACATGGAATTTTGAAAAAGACGCAGAAAACGCCACTCAAGAAACTAAAAAAGCAGTGGAAACAAGAAATCAATATTTAA
- a CDS encoding YdeI family protein, translated as MNPKVDFYFTKGKKWQEEIERLRMIVLNCGLTEELKWGCPCYTFQDNNIVLIHTFKEYCALLFFKGALLKDTSAILIQQTENIQAARQIRFTNIVEITEKEAILKTYIYEAIEVEKSGLKVALKKTTEFAMPDEFQQKLDKFLSLKTAFQTLTPGRQRAYLLHFSQPKQTRTREARIQKNIPKIMEGKGLDD; from the coding sequence ATGAATCCAAAAGTTGATTTTTATTTTACCAAGGGCAAAAAGTGGCAGGAAGAAATTGAGCGGTTAAGAATGATCGTTCTGAATTGCGGACTGACAGAAGAGTTAAAATGGGGCTGCCCGTGTTATACCTTTCAGGATAATAACATTGTATTGATACATACATTTAAGGAATATTGTGCGCTGTTATTTTTCAAAGGCGCCTTGTTAAAGGATACAAGCGCAATCCTGATACAGCAAACGGAAAATATACAGGCAGCACGCCAGATCCGGTTCACCAATATCGTGGAGATAACTGAAAAAGAAGCAATTCTGAAAACCTATATTTATGAAGCCATTGAAGTAGAAAAATCCGGGTTAAAGGTTGCGTTAAAAAAGACCACTGAATTTGCCATGCCGGATGAATTCCAGCAAAAATTGGATAAATTCCTGTCACTGAAAACAGCCTTTCAGACATTGACACCAGGCCGGCAAAGAGCATATCTGCTGCATTTTTCCCAACCCAAACAAACCAGGACCCGGGAAGCAAGGATTCAAAAAAATATACCGAAGATTATGGAGGGTAAAGGATTGGATGATTGA
- a CDS encoding helix-turn-helix transcriptional regulator, with protein MNLRRDVFQAIADPTRRAILMLVASQTMTAGAIASNFDTARPTVSKHLQILTECELLEQAQNGREIYYHLNAKKMKEVADFIEPFRNMWDDRFNKLENIMKNYKSEE; from the coding sequence ATGAATTTAAGACGAGACGTATTCCAGGCAATAGCAGACCCGACAAGACGGGCGATACTGATGCTGGTTGCTTCACAAACCATGACGGCCGGTGCCATAGCTTCAAATTTTGATACTGCCAGACCGACTGTTTCCAAACACCTGCAAATACTCACGGAGTGTGAATTACTGGAGCAGGCACAAAACGGCAGGGAAATTTACTATCACCTCAATGCAAAAAAGATGAAAGAAGTCGCAGATTTTATTGAACCGTTCCGCAATATGTGGGATGATCGTTTTAATAAATTAGAAAACATCATGAAAAATTACAAATCCGAAGAATAA
- a CDS encoding DUF6790 family protein, with the protein MNKRYFISVSLMTFVIPVAGFITEYLLTHVPLSFELFGKWFIFSAVGLRLFVAGIQQSVKPAFTAREIFHIENPDIFPVIRELGFANLCFGLVGIISLFKPDWRIVSAFASGLYYGFAGLQHMIKKPVSTNETFALWTDMIIFIILLAYSIVST; encoded by the coding sequence ATGAACAAAAGATATTTTATCAGCGTATCGCTTATGACTTTTGTGATCCCGGTGGCTGGATTCATAACAGAGTATCTTTTAACACACGTTCCATTATCATTTGAATTATTCGGCAAGTGGTTCATTTTTTCAGCAGTCGGGCTCCGGTTGTTTGTTGCGGGGATTCAGCAATCCGTAAAACCTGCTTTTACTGCCAGGGAAATTTTTCATATTGAGAATCCTGATATTTTCCCGGTTATTCGTGAGTTGGGTTTCGCCAATTTGTGTTTCGGACTAGTTGGTATTATTTCACTTTTTAAACCCGACTGGAGAATTGTCAGTGCATTTGCAAGCGGGCTTTATTATGGTTTTGCGGGTCTTCAGCACATGATAAAAAAACCAGTCAGTACTAATGAGACTTTTGCATTGTGGACTGACATGATCATTTTTATTATACTGCTGGCTTATTCTATTGTGTCAACATAG
- a CDS encoding choice-of-anchor tandem repeat GloVer-containing protein: MKNVMFSFFGFRPGNYSILLYVVIFLLSIHLYSTAQGVNQLWGMTPEGGKNGDGTIFSLDGNGNNLQVRNNFTSNPGKNPIETELMLYNDKLYGMTSKGGAYDAGVIFELDPNTNTYNKIYDFNGTDGGYPEGSLILVKGKIYGTTPRGGANNSGVLFEWDPISNVFSKQYDFTNVPGNQLNTLNGILYGTTKSGGANNKGTIFEWDPNGNIFSIKIDFDGINGANPNGGMTIVNNKFYGMTVSGGSSNKGVVYEWDPVSNNCSERFNEGSYQKPAYYNGKFYWVNTSSESGYGTNHSFREWDPVSNICAYYAFLRSFDRELTVGSLTVKNGKLYEVTHEETNSQNFENTGSIWEFDLVTKELNRKKSFNYYRGTLPNGAYPVGALAIYNNKFYGMSQQGSSGFCGNIFEWDIDNNGFKVLNSFNFSENGTFPNKSLTYKAGKLFGVTRGGGSFSTAGYFRHGVIFEYDLINNLYKKRYDIKAYDPDTKAYGGGGGTNLVFYSGKFYGLGSGQTDNGHSSIFEWDPETNSYTEKYAFPAAGGNIPLGDFSLLNDKFYATASNGGVNNKGVIFEWSPTTNLYTKKFDFSDESGSNPYGNLTHSNGKFYGLTKSGGTNNGGVIFEWEPIGNTYVKKIDLNVTSGFSPEGSLVLLNGKFYGVTSKGGANGFGVIFEWDPVSNEYTKKFDFNPNSGKFPTASLTFNQGKFYGMTSAGGNHDLGTVFEWDNLTNIFIKTTDFDGLNGKKPVFSNGLITVPSPVASAFPGRCTSFPEITINNNNNNKWVAITDNQGNAVAEINANGNNLGFVSTSLYINNLAVRQEGNKNLYLDRNLSITPEHQPSSPVSVRLYIKSEELEALKTAKNSDNVLSGVTGIGDIAIFKSETGCTAGILKSAVPLATTGLSWEGGGYVLTASVSSFSTFYFAKNTIAALPVTLVRFTGTPHEKSVRLQWSTASESNSADFELQRSKDGTRFLTLATVNAAGEATSQKDYQYDDLQPLPGMAYYRLKMNDHGGTSAFSRIISVDMNKDQLIYLFPNPVSDDLNLSLNDDEKTSYKIMDVNGKVLKERILGKTSKSQLVFINIKDLSVGLYFIVVEGSGSRQTLNFMKE, from the coding sequence ATGAAAAATGTTATGTTTTCATTTTTTGGCTTCCGGCCTGGCAACTATTCTATTTTACTTTACGTTGTAATCTTTCTTTTAAGTATTCACTTATATTCGACAGCGCAAGGTGTCAACCAGCTTTGGGGGATGACTCCGGAAGGTGGAAAGAATGGCGACGGAACGATATTTAGCCTGGATGGTAATGGAAACAATTTACAAGTCAGAAATAATTTTACTTCAAACCCTGGTAAAAATCCAATTGAAACGGAATTGATGCTGTACAACGACAAACTGTATGGAATGACATCCAAAGGAGGTGCTTACGATGCCGGAGTTATTTTTGAGTTGGATCCGAACACGAATACTTACAATAAAATTTATGATTTTAACGGAACAGACGGAGGTTATCCGGAAGGAAGTTTAATATTGGTAAAAGGCAAGATTTATGGAACTACACCACGAGGTGGAGCAAACAACTCAGGTGTTCTTTTTGAATGGGATCCAATCTCAAATGTATTTTCAAAGCAGTATGATTTTACAAATGTACCTGGAAATCAGCTTAATACCCTTAACGGGATTCTTTACGGAACAACTAAAAGCGGTGGAGCAAATAACAAAGGGACTATATTTGAATGGGATCCAAATGGAAACATCTTTTCAATCAAAATTGATTTTGATGGCATAAATGGAGCTAATCCTAACGGAGGTATGACAATCGTTAACAATAAATTCTATGGAATGACTGTGTCAGGAGGAAGTTCCAACAAGGGGGTCGTTTACGAATGGGACCCTGTTTCTAATAACTGCTCCGAAAGATTTAATGAGGGCAGTTACCAAAAACCGGCTTATTATAACGGTAAATTTTATTGGGTAAATACAAGCTCGGAAAGTGGTTATGGAACAAATCATTCTTTCAGAGAATGGGATCCGGTCAGCAACATTTGTGCTTACTATGCTTTCCTAAGGTCTTTTGACCGCGAATTGACAGTTGGTTCTCTAACTGTTAAAAATGGAAAGCTTTATGAAGTTACGCATGAAGAGACTAATTCCCAAAATTTTGAGAATACTGGTTCCATATGGGAGTTTGATCTGGTTACCAAAGAATTAAACAGAAAAAAAAGCTTTAATTATTATCGGGGCACGCTCCCCAATGGTGCATACCCTGTCGGAGCTCTTGCGATTTACAATAACAAATTTTATGGAATGTCCCAACAAGGTAGTTCTGGTTTCTGCGGAAATATTTTTGAATGGGACATTGACAATAACGGATTCAAGGTATTGAACTCATTTAATTTTTCAGAAAATGGGACTTTTCCTAATAAGAGTTTAACATATAAAGCCGGCAAATTGTTTGGAGTTACCAGAGGTGGAGGATCGTTTTCAACGGCAGGATATTTTAGACACGGGGTTATTTTTGAATATGATCTAATCAACAATCTGTACAAAAAAAGATACGACATTAAGGCTTACGACCCGGATACCAAAGCCTATGGCGGAGGTGGTGGCACAAATTTAGTATTTTATTCAGGGAAGTTCTATGGACTGGGATCTGGACAAACTGACAATGGTCATAGTTCCATTTTTGAGTGGGATCCTGAAACGAATAGTTATACAGAAAAATACGCTTTTCCTGCAGCGGGTGGAAACATTCCACTTGGAGACTTTTCCCTCTTAAATGACAAGTTTTACGCAACAGCTTCCAACGGCGGAGTTAACAATAAGGGGGTCATTTTTGAATGGTCACCAACTACTAATTTGTATACCAAAAAATTCGACTTTTCGGATGAAAGTGGGTCCAATCCCTACGGGAACCTGACTCATAGCAATGGGAAGTTCTATGGTCTGACAAAAAGTGGTGGTACCAACAATGGGGGTGTCATTTTTGAATGGGAGCCGATAGGTAATACCTATGTAAAAAAAATTGATCTTAATGTTACCTCCGGTTTCAGCCCGGAAGGCAGCCTCGTGTTGCTGAATGGCAAATTTTATGGGGTAACCTCCAAAGGTGGTGCAAATGGTTTTGGCGTCATCTTCGAATGGGACCCTGTTAGCAATGAGTATACTAAAAAATTTGACTTTAACCCCAACAGCGGAAAATTCCCCACAGCAAGTCTGACTTTTAACCAGGGTAAATTTTATGGAATGACAAGCGCCGGAGGGAATCATGACCTTGGGACTGTGTTCGAGTGGGATAATCTTACCAACATATTTATCAAAACGACGGATTTTGATGGTCTCAATGGCAAAAAACCGGTTTTCTCGAACGGACTAATAACAGTTCCGTCCCCCGTAGCCAGTGCCTTCCCTGGCCGTTGCACTTCGTTTCCTGAGATAACCATCAATAATAACAACAATAATAAATGGGTGGCCATCACTGATAACCAAGGTAATGCAGTGGCCGAAATCAATGCAAATGGCAATAACCTTGGGTTCGTAAGTACGAGCTTGTATATCAATAACCTGGCCGTAAGACAGGAAGGCAACAAAAATCTCTACCTGGACCGTAACCTGAGTATTACTCCGGAACACCAGCCCTCATCCCCCGTTTCTGTAAGGCTTTACATAAAATCCGAAGAACTGGAAGCCCTGAAAACGGCCAAAAATAGTGACAATGTATTATCAGGTGTAACAGGGATTGGTGACATAGCCATTTTTAAAAGCGAAACAGGCTGTACTGCAGGTATCTTAAAAAGCGCGGTACCTCTTGCTACTACCGGGTTGAGCTGGGAAGGCGGAGGATATGTATTGACGGCTTCTGTCAGTTCCTTTTCTACTTTTTATTTTGCCAAGAATACTATTGCCGCCCTGCCTGTAACCTTGGTACGTTTCACGGGCACACCCCATGAAAAGAGTGTCCGGTTACAATGGAGCACTGCTTCTGAATCTAATTCTGCCGATTTTGAATTGCAGCGCAGTAAGGACGGAACCCGGTTTTTAACACTGGCTACGGTGAACGCCGCAGGTGAAGCCACCTCGCAAAAGGATTACCAATATGATGACCTGCAGCCTTTACCAGGTATGGCTTACTACCGCTTAAAAATGAATGACCATGGCGGTACCTCCGCATTCAGCAGGATCATTTCGGTCGATATGAATAAAGATCAGCTTATATATCTGTTCCCCAACCCTGTCAGTGATGACTTAAATCTTAGTCTTAACGATGACGAAAAGACCAGTTATAAGATTATGGATGTAAACGGTAAAGTACTGAAAGAAAGAATATTAGGAAAAACCAGTAAATCTCAACTAGTGTTCATCAACATCAAAGACCTTTCTGTTGGGTTATATTTTATAGTCGTAGAAGGATCCGGTTCCCGGCAAACATTGAATTTTATGAAGGAGTAA